A genomic stretch from Candidatus Nitrososphaera gargensis Ga9.2 includes:
- a CDS encoding proteasome assembly chaperone family protein: MIITCNSALEKKNANEDSVVRKGHSDSVIESLDGKSRIKPVTISSNVVEAIKQDAAADQDEHRANNKKRGPVLIVGFPGVGLVGSICANYIIEKKNLHQIAFVDSEYVVPSAIYIGGKLRHPFRIYADDTSTLCVMVCEAPLRPDGVHSIMDMVVAWALRSNISELLILDGMPVRGLPAKNRKPVVLSSSSPADAPKDHSVKGAMMVGLSAGLISACLSDGMSCTAVLIPSTSGIPDPEGAAILLETISRMPTIPLEIDVEPLRHEGQIIKRQLKEFIDSVRKEQQEEEDEGKGRYLRSSRIYG, from the coding sequence ATGATTATTACTTGCAATAGCGCTCTTGAAAAGAAAAATGCCAATGAAGATTCTGTCGTCAGAAAAGGGCACTCTGACAGTGTAATAGAATCTCTAGATGGAAAGAGTAGGATAAAGCCTGTCACCATCAGTTCCAACGTAGTAGAAGCAATAAAGCAAGATGCAGCAGCAGATCAAGACGAGCATCGTGCGAACAATAAGAAGAGAGGACCGGTGCTCATTGTCGGTTTTCCAGGAGTAGGTCTTGTAGGGTCGATATGTGCAAACTACATTATTGAAAAAAAGAATCTGCACCAGATAGCTTTTGTTGATTCAGAGTACGTAGTTCCCTCTGCAATATACATAGGAGGCAAGCTCAGGCATCCTTTTCGTATTTATGCTGACGACACTAGCACGCTTTGCGTTATGGTCTGCGAAGCGCCATTGAGGCCAGATGGTGTCCACAGCATCATGGATATGGTAGTTGCATGGGCTTTAAGGAGCAACATTTCTGAGCTGCTGATCTTGGATGGCATGCCAGTAAGAGGATTGCCGGCTAAGAATAGAAAGCCGGTTGTTCTATCAAGCTCTTCGCCAGCCGATGCCCCAAAAGATCATTCAGTAAAGGGTGCCATGATGGTGGGGTTATCGGCCGGCTTGATTTCTGCATGTCTGTCAGATGGAATGTCCTGCACTGCTGTCCTTATTCCTTCAACCAGCGGGATCCCCGATCCAGAAGGGGCTGCAATACTCTTAGAGACCATAAGCAGGATGCCTACTATACCGCTGGAGATTGATGTTGAACCGCTTCGGCATGAAGGTCAGATTATCAAGAGGCAGCTCAAGGAATTCATAGACTCTGTACGCAAGGAGCAGCAGGAAGAAGAGGATGAGGGCAAGGGCAGGTACCTCCGAAGCTCAAGGATATATGGTTAA
- a CDS encoding sensor histidine kinase, whose protein sequence is MKNITKLILSRSNIILLVIIGAVAISLSALSYQYSTYNARQIAANADEDVRKDTERQATDIRGILENKINTVVSNLHIIANTPSVERGEELESRVLFDTAENTIGAPLDFVAWLNSDGRLVWSSNVNASTWAQYGGVDLSMRPYFIEARDTREPYFSSIIESVDDIPRVFMSVPVIDNEQNFRGIVYAGYRLDTAAQLVRDEVIEEDSESRILLMSKDGVLLYSRSPEFVGRNLLDEAVLAEIIPSRIPGEEREKVNVVLRDALAGKSGSIDITINDVRNTVAFEPVILNGKHFLTLFILTPHIFAKGTAFLIEQQNNVNTIIIAAIGAMAFAMSFLVLGWNKRLQAAVDARTEELQEANKRLIEANEQLKVASKMQKEFINIAAHELRTPTQAILGYIELLELQKEETEDGKKMMTTTDLRGISRNAKRLQRLTEDILDVTRIESNSLHLNLEKFDLSEVIQTAIYDAQSRLANGKIKFIYNNEPKEKRVVITVNADKERIMQVLSNLLDNSIKFTKEGTISISAQRAGDRQVAMVSIKDTGTGIHPDIMPKLFTKFTTKSEKGTGLGLFLTKSIVEAHGGEIWAENNSDVKGATFTFTIPLEQQKTKDDDNNSDNRC, encoded by the coding sequence ATGAAAAACATCACCAAACTCATACTATCAAGGTCAAATATCATATTACTTGTCATTATTGGAGCTGTTGCGATATCACTATCGGCCCTCTCTTACCAATACTCAACTTACAATGCAAGGCAGATTGCTGCGAATGCTGACGAAGATGTCAGAAAAGACACTGAAAGACAGGCGACAGATATCAGGGGAATACTGGAAAACAAGATAAATACAGTAGTTTCAAACCTGCACATCATTGCAAACACTCCTTCCGTTGAAAGAGGAGAAGAGCTAGAATCTCGCGTTTTGTTTGATACTGCAGAAAATACAATTGGAGCACCGCTTGACTTTGTGGCCTGGCTCAATTCAGATGGCAGGCTTGTCTGGTCAAGCAACGTCAACGCGTCTACATGGGCGCAATATGGGGGAGTTGATTTGAGCATGCGACCTTACTTTATTGAGGCAAGAGACACACGGGAACCGTATTTTAGTAGCATCATAGAGTCAGTAGATGATATCCCAAGGGTGTTCATGTCAGTTCCCGTAATTGACAACGAACAGAATTTCAGAGGTATAGTGTATGCAGGATATAGGCTTGACACTGCTGCCCAATTGGTAAGGGATGAAGTGATAGAAGAGGATTCAGAGAGCAGAATACTCTTGATGTCAAAAGATGGTGTCTTGCTGTATAGCAGAAGCCCTGAATTTGTAGGGAGAAACTTGCTCGATGAAGCCGTTCTAGCTGAAATCATCCCCTCCAGAATACCTGGCGAAGAAAGGGAAAAGGTAAATGTCGTACTTCGAGATGCTTTAGCAGGCAAATCTGGCTCTATAGACATAACAATTAACGATGTCCGAAACACTGTTGCATTTGAACCTGTGATCCTCAATGGAAAGCATTTTCTCACTCTGTTTATACTGACACCCCATATTTTCGCTAAAGGTACTGCATTTTTGATAGAGCAACAAAATAATGTCAACACCATCATAATTGCAGCAATTGGAGCTATGGCGTTTGCTATGTCATTTCTGGTTCTTGGCTGGAACAAAAGGTTGCAGGCAGCTGTTGATGCTCGAACTGAGGAATTGCAAGAGGCTAATAAACGCCTTATTGAAGCCAACGAGCAACTAAAAGTCGCCAGCAAGATGCAAAAAGAATTCATCAATATCGCTGCTCATGAGCTGCGTACTCCCACCCAGGCTATCTTGGGATATATTGAACTTTTGGAGTTACAGAAGGAAGAGACAGAAGACGGCAAGAAGATGATGACGACGACGGATCTAAGAGGAATTTCTAGAAATGCAAAGAGGCTGCAGAGGCTGACTGAAGACATTCTTGATGTAACAAGAATTGAAAGCAACAGCCTACACCTCAATCTAGAGAAATTCGATTTGAGCGAAGTAATTCAAACTGCAATATATGACGCACAAAGTAGGCTGGCAAATGGTAAAATCAAGTTTATATATAATAATGAGCCTAAAGAAAAAAGAGTCGTCATCACTGTCAATGCCGATAAAGAGAGGATAATGCAGGTGCTATCAAACCTGCTTGATAATTCTATCAAGTTTACAAAGGAAGGGACCATCTCTATTTCTGCACAAAGGGCTGGCGACAGACAGGTCGCTATGGTGAGCATAAAAGATACTGGCACAGGCATACATCCGGATATCATGCCAAAACTGTTTACCAAGTTTACCACCAAATCAGAAAAGGGCACAGGTCTTGGTTTATTCCTAACAAAGAGTATTGTAGAGGCTCACGGCGGTGAAATATGGGCGGAGAACAATAGCGATGTAAAGGGAGCGACATTTACATTTACAATACCGCTAGAACAACAAAAGACAAAGGATGATGATAATAATAGTGACAACAGATGTTAG
- a CDS encoding RNA-guided endonuclease InsQ/TnpB family protein, whose protein sequence is MLNYKFRLYPTTKEQELLLEQTLDCCRWVYNYFLDKNMSEYDMNYILTELKEQHPWLHKYYHSKMLQMVAKQVAAARKVAVGRLSYRKDEDFNAFTYNQSGFRIEKDKLVLSKIGSIKIVLHRQPVNVKQVTVCRSKTGKKWYAVVACDVLRRLYSTIIKYTKPAVGIDVGITKFCHDSDNHAVENPQFLTKMLKPLRKAHRRVSRRQIGSNNREKAKHMLARLYERIHNKRHDFLHKKSAYYASHYDLIFLERLKVLNLTKNHRLARKILDASWSAFKNMLQYKANRVIEVEPAYSSVDCSRCGHPVPKSLAVRTHACQKCGAVLDRDYNASLNILQRGLESLMMLLPVERREVTPVEIAQQRSLKQEAHEFIRG, encoded by the coding sequence ATGCTCAACTACAAGTTCCGTCTCTATCCAACAACGAAAGAGCAGGAGCTTCTGTTAGAGCAGACACTTGATTGCTGCAGGTGGGTGTACAACTACTTTCTTGACAAAAACATGTCAGAATATGACATGAACTATATTCTGACTGAATTAAAAGAGCAGCACCCTTGGCTTCACAAATACTACCACTCTAAAATGTTGCAGATGGTAGCAAAGCAGGTTGCAGCAGCTAGAAAGGTCGCTGTTGGCAGGCTTTCGTACAGAAAGGATGAAGATTTCAACGCTTTTACATACAACCAGTCTGGCTTTCGGATTGAGAAAGACAAGCTCGTGCTTTCGAAGATAGGTAGTATAAAGATTGTACTCCATCGTCAACCTGTCAATGTCAAGCAGGTCACTGTATGTCGCAGTAAGACGGGAAAGAAGTGGTACGCAGTTGTAGCCTGCGATGTACTGCGCAGGCTGTATTCAACGATAATCAAATACACAAAACCAGCAGTAGGCATTGATGTAGGTATAACAAAGTTCTGCCACGACTCTGACAACCATGCAGTGGAAAATCCGCAGTTTCTGACCAAGATGCTAAAACCATTGAGAAAAGCTCACAGAAGAGTATCAAGAAGGCAGATAGGCAGCAACAACCGAGAGAAAGCAAAGCATATGTTAGCCAGATTGTACGAACGCATCCATAATAAACGCCACGATTTCCTACACAAGAAATCGGCGTACTATGCCAGCCACTACGACCTGATATTCCTAGAGCGCTTGAAAGTATTGAACCTGACCAAGAACCACAGGCTTGCACGCAAAATCCTGGACGCAAGCTGGTCTGCTTTTAAAAATATGCTGCAGTACAAGGCTAACAGAGTGATAGAGGTAGAGCCTGCATATTCCTCGGTTGACTGCTCAAGATGTGGACACCCTGTTCCAAAGTCACTTGCAGTACGTACCCATGCATGTCAAAAATGTGGAGCAGTACTTGACAGGGACTACAACGCTTCTCTTAACATCCTCCAGCGAGGGTTAGAATCGCTGATGATGTTGCTACCGGTGGAACGCCGGGAAGTCACGCCTGTAGAGATCGCACAGCAACGGTCGCTGAAGCAGGAAGCCCACGAATTTATTCGTGGGTAG
- a CDS encoding sensor histidine kinase: MREHTNDAVADIGTELDTISKRIQTAASSPILLRGIDSEEARILLDATAVGMEEYVQSITYLDSNGVLLYTTEAELLDQIGSDRSDTMYYLQAKERNQPILAGPFLTENNRMSVSVLSPVFASSGSSFNGVLAAIIPIESIVDKIGQQLPPTTGKNQIFIVATDGTIIGYGDETAIGRNIFDEFRVRNEIAGRNLQLMIEGRSGVFEYDALDGQRRVAVYSPVTFSGAHTWSVLITAPASQSETFASVINDQRIFTIVAVILIGITSAILMIFILMINKRLQMIIQKQNVQIKNQLNELQDAYEKLTEQDKIKDEFINVAAHELRTPVLPIILSAEGLSEDIGTDNSKIEIILRNAKRINKLTNDILDVSRIKSNTFRLQKERTNVKKLIEEAIQDISFSKTAENKNPNLKIAFESQLPESKLEIVADRSRLHQVLANLLDNAVNFTDEGTITVSLQQNKDDPSFVEIRVADTGKGIDPSVRPRLFEKFVTKSTAKGTGLGLYLCKAIVEAHGGKIWAEDNSVGRGSVFVFTLPTNI, translated from the coding sequence ATAAGAGAGCATACAAATGATGCAGTGGCAGATATTGGTACAGAGTTGGACACCATAAGCAAGAGGATTCAGACCGCCGCATCAAGCCCAATTTTACTCAGAGGAATAGACAGTGAAGAAGCACGTATACTGCTGGATGCGACTGCTGTAGGAATGGAGGAATATGTTCAAAGTATAACATATCTTGACTCAAATGGCGTACTCTTGTACACTACAGAAGCAGAGTTGCTTGATCAGATAGGATCGGATAGATCTGATACTATGTATTATCTGCAGGCAAAGGAAAGAAACCAGCCTATTCTTGCCGGGCCTTTCTTAACAGAGAATAATAGAATGAGCGTTTCTGTTTTGTCACCAGTATTTGCTTCTTCAGGCAGTAGCTTCAATGGAGTTCTGGCAGCAATAATTCCCATAGAATCAATAGTAGACAAAATCGGTCAGCAACTACCGCCTACGACAGGAAAAAACCAGATTTTCATAGTAGCAACCGACGGCACAATCATAGGGTATGGAGATGAGACAGCTATAGGTAGGAACATCTTTGACGAATTTAGGGTGCGAAATGAAATAGCAGGCAGGAACTTGCAGCTTATGATTGAAGGAAGGTCAGGGGTCTTTGAATATGATGCGCTTGACGGTCAGAGGAGAGTAGCAGTATATTCGCCTGTGACATTTTCAGGCGCTCATACATGGTCTGTTCTCATCACTGCGCCGGCTTCCCAGAGTGAGACATTTGCTTCAGTCATCAACGATCAACGGATCTTTACTATAGTGGCTGTAATACTGATAGGGATAACATCTGCGATACTTATGATATTTATTCTTATGATTAACAAGAGGCTACAAATGATCATCCAAAAACAGAACGTACAGATAAAGAATCAGTTAAATGAACTGCAGGATGCGTATGAAAAGCTCACCGAGCAGGACAAGATAAAAGATGAGTTTATCAATGTAGCAGCTCATGAGCTGCGCACACCTGTTCTGCCAATAATTCTAAGTGCAGAAGGATTGTCTGAGGACATTGGGACTGACAACAGCAAGATAGAGATCATTCTCAGAAATGCCAAGCGAATAAACAAGCTGACAAACGACATACTTGACGTCAGCAGGATCAAGAGCAACACTTTCAGGCTTCAGAAGGAGAGAACCAATGTCAAAAAGCTCATTGAAGAAGCGATTCAGGACATATCCTTCTCTAAAACGGCTGAAAACAAGAACCCCAACTTGAAGATAGCATTTGAATCGCAGCTTCCTGAAAGTAAACTAGAGATCGTCGCAGATAGATCGAGACTCCATCAAGTGCTTGCCAACCTGCTGGACAACGCAGTTAACTTTACAGATGAGGGCACGATCACTGTTAGCCTGCAGCAGAACAAAGATGACCCGAGTTTTGTCGAGATAAGGGTGGCAGACACCGGAAAGGGCATAGACCCTTCGGTAAGACCAAGGCTTTTTGAAAAATTTGTGACAAAATCTACTGCCAAGGGCACCGGTCTTGGTCTGTACCTGTGCAAGGCCATAGTTGAAGCACATGGAGGTAAGATATGGGCCGAGGACAATAGTGTAGGCAGGGGCAGCGTTTTTGTTTTTACCCTTCCAACAAACATCTGA
- a CDS encoding Ig-like domain-containing protein — protein sequence MRSQIEPAVIVLVVLLSFIPAILSLQQAFADEYLLTDQESCKLEPLSGNWDEVSTTCFVEGFTLEFGDILDISSGITLQNNGMISNNGGIIDNHGILSNADKIDNEGTINNHDTINNEGTIDNDNGIIENTGSINNLETIRNDGTINNLFGGVINNDDTLDNFSTIINLFGGTINNSYMINNHGVVDNSGNFDNGGTINNHGTINNAEIFNNPGMIDNFCTGIINGPINGNQPIDLCGQPIVANSQTIVINEDTQVHITLTGSSHNEDDILTFAIVDLPSNGSLAGGAPHFVYTPNSNFFGTDSFTFTASNGTVNSNPATVMILVIAIDDPPTAVDDAVMINEDETITIDVIANDGDIDMNDDTAVISVSDSENGVTIIAGYKTITYTPNANFYGSDSFRYVVSDVSGSTAEATVWININPINDPPVANDQNVVTNEDMMTSISLSATDAEQDDLSYLITSQPSHGTLTGSAPNLQYIPAANYFGPDSFTFEVSDSDLTDSATVSITVNPVNDNPEALDDVATTSQGIAVTIDVLDNDGDIDDPEDSLSVESVTTPANGVAVVNSDNTITYTPTGTFVGTDSFTYTISDGNGGTATATVIITVKNPLPPVEEFCGVPIDSFDNVIDGTSGNDKLFGTNGDDLIRGFGGNDIIVGGNGDDCIIGGDGNDKLWGGNGDDMIEGGSGNDLISGGNGDDVINGGDGNDTIYGKNGDDTLAGGSGNDQISDSNGNDNTDGGAGTDNCYDKEGRNTVVNCEGNKTIKEKNDKPPEPTKKSR from the coding sequence GTGCGGAGTCAAATAGAGCCAGCTGTCATAGTCTTAGTGGTTCTGCTGTCGTTCATTCCTGCCATCCTGTCTTTGCAGCAGGCATTTGCCGATGAGTACTTGCTGACCGATCAGGAGTCGTGCAAATTGGAACCGTTATCTGGGAACTGGGACGAAGTTTCCACTACATGCTTTGTCGAAGGATTTACGCTTGAATTTGGCGACATCCTTGATATCAGCAGCGGTATAACCCTTCAGAACAACGGTATGATAAGCAATAATGGAGGTATTATCGACAATCATGGCATATTGAGTAATGCCGATAAGATCGATAATGAGGGTACTATCAACAATCATGATACTATCAACAACGAGGGAACAATTGATAACGACAATGGCATTATTGAGAACACTGGTAGCATCAACAACCTTGAAACTATCAGAAATGATGGTACTATCAACAACCTGTTTGGTGGTGTAATTAACAACGATGATACTCTAGACAATTTCAGTACCATAATCAACCTTTTTGGAGGCACCATCAACAATTCGTATATGATCAATAACCATGGAGTCGTTGATAACTCGGGTAATTTTGATAATGGCGGAACAATCAATAATCATGGCACTATCAATAACGCGGAAATTTTCAATAATCCAGGCATGATCGACAACTTTTGCACTGGGATAATAAATGGACCTATAAATGGAAACCAGCCAATTGATCTCTGCGGTCAGCCAATTGTTGCAAATAGTCAAACCATAGTGATCAATGAAGATACGCAGGTACATATCACTCTTACAGGCTCAAGCCACAATGAAGATGATATATTGACATTCGCTATAGTGGACCTTCCATCCAACGGTAGTCTAGCCGGCGGTGCTCCACACTTTGTATATACTCCCAATTCAAACTTTTTTGGCACTGATAGCTTTACGTTCACGGCCAGCAACGGAACAGTGAATAGCAACCCCGCTACAGTAATGATATTAGTTATTGCGATTGATGATCCTCCGACTGCTGTTGATGATGCTGTTATGATAAATGAAGATGAGACGATAACTATTGATGTTATTGCCAACGATGGTGATATTGATATGAATGATGATACGGCAGTGATATCTGTGTCCGATTCAGAGAATGGTGTAACGATTATTGCCGGCTACAAGACGATAACCTATACACCAAATGCCAATTTCTACGGATCAGACTCGTTCAGATATGTTGTATCTGACGTTAGTGGAAGCACAGCAGAAGCCACTGTTTGGATAAACATCAATCCTATTAATGATCCGCCGGTGGCAAACGACCAAAATGTGGTAACCAACGAGGACATGATGACAAGCATCAGCTTAAGCGCCACCGATGCTGAGCAGGACGACTTGAGTTACCTCATAACCTCCCAGCCGTCCCATGGAACTTTGACAGGCTCGGCGCCCAACCTACAGTACATCCCTGCAGCAAACTATTTTGGCCCGGACAGTTTCACATTCGAGGTTAGCGATAGCGATCTAACAGATAGTGCGACGGTATCGATCACTGTGAATCCAGTCAACGATAATCCCGAGGCTTTAGATGATGTTGCCACTACAAGCCAAGGCATAGCAGTAACTATCGACGTACTGGATAACGATGGAGATATAGACGACCCAGAGGATAGCTTGAGTGTAGAATCAGTGACAACCCCCGCAAACGGAGTCGCAGTTGTCAACAGTGACAACACTATAACCTACACTCCAACAGGCACATTTGTCGGCACTGATTCATTTACCTATACGATATCAGACGGCAATGGAGGAACGGCCACTGCGACAGTTATAATCACTGTAAAAAATCCGCTGCCTCCTGTAGAGGAATTCTGTGGTGTGCCGATTGACTCATTTGACAATGTAATAGATGGTACAAGCGGAAATGACAAGCTGTTTGGCACAAATGGTGACGACCTTATCCGCGGCTTTGGAGGCAACGATATTATTGTAGGCGGCAACGGAGACGATTGCATCATTGGAGGCGACGGTAATGACAAGTTATGGGGCGGCAACGGAGACGACATGATTGAAGGCGGATCGGGCAACGACCTAATAAGCGGCGGCAACGGAGACGATGTTATCAACGGAGGGGATGGTAATGATACTATCTATGGCAAGAATGGCGACGACACCCTAGCTGGGGGCAGCGGAAACGATCAGATAAGTGACAGCAACGGCAATGACAATACAGACGGCGGTGCTGGTACGGACAATTGCTATGACAAGGAAGGTAGGAATACAGTTGTCAACTGCGAAGGAAACAAGACGATAAAGGAAAAGAATGACAAGCCACCAGAGCCAACCAAGAAATCACGATAA
- a CDS encoding response regulator — MPSDYEQACKSIVQAHELIDLAMVIDKFANIVAKASRPSPSSSIGKMSPEDIARTAMRVNIGKGAFNASKNKTGSSSIHARYNAMDMVVQPLDNDLSLIVIGLIDAAKMPELLDLISKTFPTKIKRAIVVDDEPDIRVVIKELLEKRGFQVTLCASGRDCIRTLEKAREDKIEFGVVILDVRMPEMDGFQTFKEIQAISSNTNVLFITAFEYSQKDIAEKISSPKVHLLHKPFSRTELLQSINEVIES; from the coding sequence ATGCCGAGCGACTACGAACAGGCCTGTAAGTCAATCGTGCAGGCACACGAGTTAATAGATCTTGCCATGGTGATCGACAAATTTGCAAATATCGTAGCCAAGGCTTCAAGGCCGAGTCCTTCTAGCTCGATTGGCAAGATGTCGCCCGAAGATATTGCTAGGACTGCAATGAGGGTCAACATCGGAAAGGGAGCCTTCAATGCAAGTAAGAACAAGACAGGCAGCTCGAGCATTCATGCCCGATATAATGCGATGGACATGGTAGTGCAGCCACTTGACAACGATCTTTCACTTATCGTCATTGGTTTGATTGATGCCGCAAAGATGCCGGAACTACTTGACCTGATATCAAAAACATTCCCAACAAAGATCAAACGAGCCATTGTAGTTGATGATGAACCAGACATTAGAGTAGTGATTAAAGAACTCCTAGAAAAAAGAGGATTTCAAGTGACCCTCTGCGCTAGCGGAAGGGATTGCATACGTACGCTGGAAAAGGCGCGGGAGGACAAGATAGAGTTTGGAGTCGTCATTCTGGACGTTAGGATGCCTGAAATGGATGGCTTCCAGACATTCAAGGAGATTCAGGCCATATCCTCAAACACTAATGTGTTATTTATCACCGCTTTTGAGTATTCACAAAAAGATATTGCTGAAAAGATTTCAAGTCCAAAGGTGCACCTCCTGCACAAGCCTTTCAGCAGGACAGAGCTTTTGCAGTCTATAAATGAAGTAATTGAGAGTTAA
- a CDS encoding DUF11 domain-containing protein — translation MRFRKTPVAIMLAVLAGGIISQIPSALGDNSDNNPFGALWDAIFDLQIKDKNLQAQIDELRAERDDGLSSAQTDEPVALASDAYARIRVESAAEGDGQSIVYITAGNNGPDRAAGIKLTTFYLMQLFQINSIDSGGDGLCEDKSRGIIECTLGTLEAGQESLITIHATAKEYGKANTWTVDISTTTKDTDYTNNHVTYDFETGSAATPIKQQQILPPAEQQQQPPTESGIDEPQESEPEQNGLDNNNSSNSTDADTSSEQTADNDSANQTSAETVPSTGSNGTGTEEGNSSEEEASKEEQTASSSSSSEESNVEGSGSSSNSSSDEGSEEPVSNNNGSG, via the coding sequence ATGCGCTTTAGGAAGACACCCGTCGCTATAATGCTAGCCGTGCTTGCGGGTGGCATCATTTCACAGATTCCCTCAGCGCTTGGTGACAATTCAGACAATAACCCTTTTGGTGCTCTATGGGATGCGATTTTTGACCTCCAGATCAAGGACAAGAATTTGCAGGCCCAGATAGACGAGCTCAGAGCCGAAAGGGATGATGGGCTATCTAGTGCCCAAACAGATGAGCCAGTGGCATTAGCCAGCGACGCATATGCAAGGATAAGGGTCGAAAGTGCAGCAGAAGGCGACGGACAATCAATCGTCTACATCACAGCTGGCAACAATGGTCCCGATAGGGCAGCCGGTATCAAGCTTACAACGTTCTACCTCATGCAGCTTTTCCAAATCAACTCTATTGATAGTGGTGGTGATGGCCTGTGTGAAGACAAGAGCCGGGGCATCATAGAGTGCACTCTTGGCACGCTAGAGGCAGGCCAGGAATCTCTTATTACAATTCACGCTACTGCAAAAGAATATGGCAAGGCAAACACTTGGACTGTAGACATATCGACCACAACCAAAGATACAGATTACACGAACAACCATGTAACTTATGATTTTGAAACAGGTTCTGCTGCCACACCAATAAAACAACAACAAATCCTGCCACCCGCCGAGCAGCAACAACAGCCTCCTACTGAATCGGGCATAGATGAACCTCAAGAGTCAGAACCTGAACAGAATGGCTTGGATAATAATAACAGCTCGAACAGTACAGATGCAGATACGAGCTCTGAACAAACAGCAGATAATGACTCGGCAAACCAGACCTCTGCGGAAACAGTACCTAGTACCGGCTCAAATGGCACTGGAACGGAAGAAGGGAACAGCAGTGAAGAAGAAGCCTCTAAAGAGGAGCAGACAGCAAGTTCTTCCTCTTCTTCTGAAGAGAGCAACGTAGAAGGTAGTGGTAGCAGCAGTAATAGTAGTAGCGATGAGGGTAGCGAAGAACCTGTATCAAATAATAATGGTAGTGGTTGA
- a CDS encoding V4R domain-containing protein, with product MTGAKIAEIVGVTQGAMSKYLSMMNVDGIITSRKVGVAKLWKLVSSADRTNLLADKLGSENVSFKDYALSLVENDGRLFDPDNKQVLVMHTIILLNLYKYTKSVLGSEVHAFFYEWGKSFTRETKDLVQSIAKRTGSNFISSFLSLLKLRGWGRFEITTMNERSVEVIWHDSIWSEVESETAPVDDFMVGALVEASSTSFGGNWMFTEVECRSMGASRCRFSGKRIT from the coding sequence ATGACAGGTGCCAAAATTGCGGAAATAGTTGGCGTCACTCAAGGTGCCATGTCAAAGTACCTTTCTATGATGAATGTTGATGGCATAATAACCAGCCGCAAAGTTGGAGTGGCCAAGCTCTGGAAGCTTGTTTCAAGCGCTGACAGGACCAACCTTCTGGCAGACAAGCTTGGATCAGAGAATGTCAGTTTCAAGGATTACGCGCTCTCGCTTGTAGAGAATGACGGCAGGCTGTTTGATCCAGACAATAAACAGGTCTTGGTGATGCACACCATAATACTTCTCAACCTTTACAAATACACAAAGTCGGTGCTCGGGTCAGAGGTCCATGCATTCTTTTATGAATGGGGCAAGAGCTTCACCAGAGAGACCAAAGATCTCGTGCAGAGTATCGCCAAGAGGACCGGAAGCAACTTTATCAGCTCTTTCCTGTCACTTCTCAAACTTAGGGGATGGGGAAGGTTTGAGATAACCACAATGAATGAAAGGTCGGTAGAGGTTATCTGGCATGACTCGATTTGGTCAGAAGTAGAGTCCGAGACCGCACCAGTAGACGATTTTATGGTAGGCGCGCTGGTCGAGGCTTCATCAACATCATTTGGCGGCAATTGGATGTTTACAGAGGTAGAATGTAGATCGATGGGCGCCTCGCGGTGCAGGTTCAGCGGAAAGCGTATAACTTAG
- a CDS encoding transposase, producing the protein MPKEWMRHKWHVRRGYLKKIHMAVDIRKKKVVSLVVTSEDVHDSSRVLKKLVDHASENNDNVSCALADGVRTRQQGEFQVP; encoded by the coding sequence GTGCCGAAAGAATGGATGCGGCACAAGTGGCACGTCAGGCGTGGCTACCTGAAGAAGATACACATGGCAGTGGACATCAGGAAAAAGAAGGTCGTCTCGCTTGTAGTTACAAGTGAGGACGTACACGACAGCAGCAGGGTGCTCAAAAAGCTGGTCGACCATGCATCTGAAAACAACGATAATGTCAGCTGTGCACTTGCAGACGGCGTGCGTACACGACAGCAAGGAGAATTTCAAGTACCTTGA